A region from the Leptolyngbya iicbica LK genome encodes:
- the rppA gene encoding two-component system response regulator RppA encodes MRILLVEDEPDLGKAIKRTLTQEAYVVDWVQSGDEALSYLEHDLSLYTVGVFDWMLPGRSGIELCQWLRSHHHALPVLILTAKDQIDDRITGLDAGADDYLVKPFNMAELLARLRALRRRSPDLKPAHIQIGPLTLDCDRRVAFLHHNEASEQRIELTQKEFQLLQYMMEHPNQILTRDQVLNQLWEIGAEPNSNVVAAQMRLLRRKLAQYDCDDFIETVYGMGYRFKTE; translated from the coding sequence ATGCGTATCTTATTGGTTGAAGATGAACCCGATCTGGGCAAAGCCATCAAGCGTACCCTCACCCAAGAAGCCTACGTGGTGGATTGGGTGCAGTCGGGCGATGAGGCATTGTCCTACCTGGAACACGATCTGTCCCTCTATACTGTGGGGGTTTTTGACTGGATGTTGCCAGGAAGATCAGGGATTGAACTGTGCCAATGGCTCAGGTCGCACCACCACGCTCTCCCCGTCCTCATCCTCACTGCTAAAGACCAGATTGACGATCGCATCACTGGCCTGGATGCGGGAGCCGATGATTATCTGGTTAAACCCTTCAATATGGCCGAACTGCTGGCACGACTGCGAGCCCTGCGACGGCGATCGCCCGACCTCAAACCAGCTCACATTCAAATCGGGCCACTGACGCTGGATTGCGATCGCCGAGTCGCCTTTTTACATCACAATGAAGCCTCTGAGCAGCGCATTGAACTGACGCAAAAAGAGTTTCAACTGCTGCAATATATGATGGAGCACCCCAACCAGATTCTCACCCGCGATCAGGTGCTCAATCAGCTCTGGGAAATTGGAGCCGAACCCAACAGCAACGTAGTGGCCGCCCAGATGCGCTTGCTGCGTCGCAAGCTGGCTCAATATGACTGTGATGACTTCATCGAAACCGTCTATGGCATGGGATATCGCTTCAAAACCGAATAG
- a CDS encoding ATP-binding protein yields MKERYIDPFTPDLPIDSSDRFSGRIKEIDSVIDSLFQLANDKPKHTIITGDRGIGKSSVLIQARNLAEGNLDLAERLGISPGLDNYNFVCAWHDCATDQTPSALASGILSQLQTSLENLFGKLKIELNIGGILTVGQKEDSSVSSLSEVVELFCAGLARAANQAKDKGKSGIVLFFDELDRVETSSGVATFFKLSAEKLSRDQVKSVAFFAAGITGAIQNLEEEHGSIYRTFKDVPLPRLELLEVEQILKEGFNSVACTYENEVIQKIFELCAGYPEPVHLLGSQILKSDSDDHLSADDFEVAKVDVVETLRRNKLASMLRKAGSGKYQKILEAMASYGGANVPLTHITQTIGYEQNQYSANMGNLLKRDIISSVDRGVYCFVDPLLKEYIARFGVINTEDENNSETEL; encoded by the coding sequence ATGAAAGAAAGATACATTGATCCATTTACGCCAGACCTGCCGATAGACTCTTCGGACAGATTTTCAGGGAGAATAAAGGAAATTGATAGTGTTATTGACTCTCTGTTTCAACTCGCTAACGATAAGCCTAAGCACACAATCATTACTGGTGATAGAGGAATTGGCAAAAGCTCAGTCTTAATTCAAGCGAGGAATCTCGCAGAAGGCAACTTAGATTTAGCAGAAAGACTTGGTATAAGTCCCGGATTGGATAATTACAATTTTGTTTGCGCTTGGCATGATTGTGCTACAGATCAAACTCCCTCAGCTCTTGCCTCTGGCATTTTGAGTCAGTTGCAAACCTCATTAGAGAATCTCTTCGGAAAGTTGAAGATAGAGCTAAACATTGGAGGAATTCTAACAGTAGGTCAAAAGGAGGATTCATCTGTTTCCTCATTGTCTGAGGTTGTTGAATTGTTTTGTGCTGGCTTGGCAAGAGCAGCTAACCAAGCAAAAGACAAAGGAAAATCAGGTATAGTGCTCTTTTTCGATGAGCTTGATCGAGTTGAGACAAGTTCAGGGGTTGCTACTTTCTTTAAATTATCTGCTGAGAAGCTTTCAAGAGATCAAGTAAAAAGCGTAGCTTTTTTTGCGGCTGGAATAACTGGGGCTATTCAAAACCTCGAAGAAGAACATGGCTCTATTTATCGAACCTTTAAGGATGTTCCTCTTCCTCGTTTGGAACTTTTAGAAGTCGAACAAATTTTAAAGGAAGGATTCAATTCAGTCGCATGCACTTACGAAAATGAAGTTATTCAGAAGATATTTGAGTTGTGCGCTGGATATCCAGAGCCTGTTCATCTTCTTGGAAGCCAAATTCTTAAATCTGATTCAGATGATCACTTGTCTGCCGATGACTTTGAAGTAGCAAAAGTAGATGTTGTTGAAACTCTTCGTAGAAATAAGCTGGCTTCCATGCTAAGAAAAGCAGGATCCGGGAAGTATCAAAAAATACTAGAGGCAATGGCATCGTATGGGGGAGCAAACGTCCCTTTGACTCACATAACTCAAACAATAGGCTACGAACAAAATCAATACAGTGCAAATATGGGGAACTTGCTAAAGAGAGATATCATTTCTTCGGTGGATCGAGGAGTTTACTGCTTTGTTGATCCACTTTTAAAGGAATACATAGCTCGTTTTGGTGTGATAAACACAGAAGATGAAAATAATTCTGAAACTGAGTTGTAG
- a CDS encoding heavy metal-responsive transcriptional regulator has product MKEGLLIGELSRRVNLPAQTIRYYERLGLLTPPKRTASRYRIYSADEEERLVFIQKAKRFGLSLDEIKRLIDLRADGVPPCADLQAMVKQHLAELDQHIQDMLTLHQELAQRYEYIEAVLSDSTEAPNETLCNGKICGLIEQDIEPE; this is encoded by the coding sequence ATGAAAGAGGGTTTATTAATCGGTGAATTGAGTCGTCGTGTCAACTTGCCTGCCCAAACAATTCGATACTACGAACGATTGGGATTACTTACACCACCGAAGCGCACAGCGTCTCGCTACCGTATCTATTCAGCAGATGAGGAAGAAAGGCTCGTCTTCATTCAAAAGGCCAAGCGGTTTGGACTATCTCTAGATGAAATCAAACGGCTAATCGATCTAAGGGCGGATGGCGTTCCTCCCTGTGCTGACCTTCAGGCAATGGTGAAACAACATCTAGCCGAACTCGATCAACATATCCAAGACATGCTGACCCTTCATCAGGAATTAGCACAGCGATATGAGTATATTGAAGCCGTCTTGTCTGATTCCACTGAGGCCCCCAATGAAACCCTCTGTAACGGAAAAATCTGTGGCCTGATTGAGCAAGATATCGAACCAGAATGA
- a CDS encoding putative iron-sulfur cluster-binding metallochaperone translates to MNCCCPEPNEANNPTITTGRCPQCHNSGKLVDLITLKSLLTPIALAELNPEQIYRFCSETCCSVVYFSMRGQTFTTTDLTVPVFQKDLDEKIPVCYCFGWTRQQIKTTVEQQGPQSVIASITHHIQAGRCGCEVNNPQGSCCLANVKSWALTTPIVNP, encoded by the coding sequence GTGAATTGTTGTTGTCCAGAACCCAACGAAGCTAACAACCCCACAATAACGACAGGCAGGTGTCCCCAGTGCCATAATTCAGGGAAATTAGTTGATCTCATTACTCTCAAGAGTTTGTTAACCCCGATCGCTCTAGCAGAACTGAACCCTGAGCAGATCTATCGCTTTTGTTCGGAGACTTGCTGCTCGGTGGTCTATTTTTCAATGAGGGGGCAAACCTTCACCACTACTGACTTAACGGTGCCGGTATTTCAGAAAGACTTGGACGAGAAGATTCCAGTCTGTTACTGCTTTGGCTGGACTCGCCAGCAGATAAAAACTACTGTTGAGCAGCAGGGGCCGCAATCTGTTATTGCTTCAATCACTCATCATATTCAAGCTGGCCGCTGCGGTTGCGAGGTGAATAATCCTCAGGGGAGTTGCTGTCTAGCAAATGTTAAATCTTGGGCACTGACAACACCTATTGTTAATCCCTAA
- a CDS encoding thioredoxin family protein, which translates to MSKRIVEVFTAGCPLCDETVKLVRELACSNCQVQVWDLRTESATDEGLEKAAQYEIHRVPAVVVNGQLAKCCQNQQPISREQLLAAGIGQG; encoded by the coding sequence ATGTCGAAGCGAATCGTCGAAGTTTTCACTGCAGGGTGCCCATTATGTGATGAGACAGTCAAGCTTGTCCGAGAGCTAGCCTGCTCCAATTGCCAGGTGCAGGTTTGGGATTTGCGTACAGAGTCTGCAACGGATGAAGGACTTGAAAAAGCGGCTCAATACGAAATTCATCGCGTTCCGGCTGTGGTGGTCAACGGCCAACTAGCAAAGTGTTGCCAGAACCAACAGCCCATTTCCCGAGAACAGTTACTTGCAGCTGGTATCGGTCAAGGATAA
- a CDS encoding N-acetylmuramoyl-L-alanine amidase: MRQQQPLLSLLGIVSGLVLANPVEAAQLQFWRFDPQQNRLEFTTDAGVQPRAQLLSNPTRIVVDLPGTTLGQPMVNQAVTGTVRAIRIGQFDAQTTRLVIELAPGYTVDPDQVVVQGQTSQQWVVQLPTPQAVTGPSQTANRVEAEPVAGAATQVEEIRTTPDGFFIRTTGASPDLRVDHSSETQVVLQLSDAAVTAAFAAQTPPLNAFGVSAWEIQPLTLDGKPALQIALTVPANSAADWRATVSNGSGIVILPPRDLVIATTPSSNVEPPPSAQPPPIDPPSIAVQPPQPQPTLPTTPRVPEPNPVIPQQLVTVAIDPGHGGRDPGAIGIGGLREKDVVSSIAYEVAEILEQSGVRVILTRADDREIDLDPRVQIAERAGANLFVSIHANAISLERPDVNGLETYYYQTGNRLAQVIHQSILRALNMPDRGVRQARFYVIRNTSMPAVLVETGFVTGAQDAQNFNNPAWRQQMSQAIAAGIMQYVQQEL, encoded by the coding sequence ATGAGACAACAGCAGCCTCTATTAAGTTTGTTAGGCATCGTTAGCGGCTTGGTATTAGCTAATCCGGTGGAGGCTGCTCAGCTACAGTTTTGGCGATTTGACCCGCAGCAGAATCGGCTGGAGTTTACCACTGACGCTGGGGTACAGCCCAGAGCGCAGCTATTGTCGAATCCCACTCGAATCGTGGTAGATCTGCCGGGCACGACCTTAGGTCAGCCCATGGTGAATCAGGCAGTGACAGGTACGGTCAGAGCGATTCGCATCGGTCAGTTTGACGCTCAGACGACGCGACTGGTGATTGAGCTAGCCCCTGGCTATACCGTTGACCCCGACCAGGTCGTTGTGCAAGGACAAACGTCTCAACAGTGGGTAGTGCAACTGCCAACGCCTCAGGCAGTGACTGGCCCTAGCCAGACTGCCAACCGGGTCGAAGCCGAGCCAGTCGCCGGAGCCGCTACTCAGGTAGAAGAGATTCGGACCACCCCCGATGGCTTTTTCATACGCACTACTGGAGCCAGTCCCGATTTGAGGGTCGATCACTCCAGTGAGACTCAGGTGGTGCTGCAGCTCAGCGATGCAGCAGTCACCGCCGCATTCGCCGCGCAGACGCCCCCGCTCAACGCCTTTGGGGTCAGCGCCTGGGAGATTCAACCGCTGACCCTAGACGGCAAACCCGCCCTCCAGATCGCCCTGACTGTACCGGCTAATAGTGCTGCTGATTGGCGAGCGACGGTCAGCAATGGCAGCGGCATTGTAATTTTGCCGCCCAGGGACTTGGTGATCGCCACGACACCCTCTAGTAATGTAGAACCTCCACCCTCTGCTCAACCTCCGCCAATCGATCCCCCCTCCATCGCTGTGCAGCCTCCCCAGCCGCAACCGACTTTACCCACGACTCCACGGGTGCCGGAGCCGAATCCGGTCATTCCCCAGCAGTTAGTTACCGTCGCGATTGACCCTGGTCACGGGGGACGCGATCCAGGGGCGATCGGCATCGGTGGACTGCGGGAAAAGGATGTCGTGTCATCTATTGCTTACGAAGTTGCAGAAATTCTGGAGCAGAGTGGGGTGCGAGTGATTCTCACCCGTGCCGACGACCGCGAGATTGATTTAGACCCTCGGGTGCAGATTGCCGAACGGGCAGGGGCTAATCTTTTTGTCAGTATCCATGCCAATGCCATCAGCTTGGAACGCCCCGATGTGAACGGCTTGGAGACTTATTATTATCAGACCGGGAATCGTTTAGCCCAGGTGATTCATCAGTCGATCCTACGAGCGCTGAATATGCCCGATCGCGGCGTGCGGCAAGCTCGATTCTATGTCATCCGCAATACCTCGATGCCCGCCGTGCTGGTCGAAACCGGCTTTGTCACTGGAGCACAGGATGCGCAGAACTTTAATAACCCGGCTTGGCGGCAGCAAATGTCGCAGGCGATCGCCGCAGGCATCATGCAGTACGTGCAACAGGAACTGTAG
- the merF gene encoding mercury resistance system transport protein MerF, whose product MNPKISLIASLIGTTVVALCCFTPILVVILGILGLGAWVGYLDIVLLPALGVMVGLTLYSYWRYRRSHRCEK is encoded by the coding sequence ATGAATCCCAAAATTAGCTTGATCGCCAGTCTAATCGGCACAACCGTGGTAGCTCTGTGCTGCTTCACGCCCATCCTGGTTGTCATTTTAGGAATACTAGGGTTGGGAGCCTGGGTAGGCTATCTGGATATCGTCTTACTACCCGCTTTAGGCGTAATGGTGGGGTTAACCCTCTACTCCTACTGGCGTTATCGGCGATCGCATCGATGCGAGAAGTGA
- a CDS encoding tetratricopeptide repeat protein yields MGRNKRLMLGLTVFVVTVTVGLSVPESGRTATIAAVTDPLVEQGLQQAEQGQLEAAIATYTEAIAADADNADAYLHRGIAYHDLGDYEQAVDDFSMALQLRPDHVETLYNRGEAYSHLTNAEAAIADLSQAIELDPDFVQPYLDRSIILAATGRLPQALSDLDQAIALAPENADAYYNRGKVHTELGNAEAALSDFDTAIQLNPELAEAYGNRGLLRYQLGNPELALTDLQQAAELFEARGDQQGYQQTLYFIQQVQQAIERGDRS; encoded by the coding sequence ATGGGACGTAATAAACGGTTGATGCTTGGCTTGACAGTCTTTGTCGTTACGGTGACGGTCGGACTGTCGGTTCCTGAATCTGGACGAACAGCGACTATTGCTGCTGTCACCGATCCGTTAGTCGAGCAGGGCCTACAGCAGGCTGAACAGGGACAGCTAGAGGCGGCGATCGCCACCTATACTGAGGCGATCGCGGCTGATGCAGACAATGCTGACGCCTATCTCCATCGCGGCATTGCTTACCATGACCTGGGAGACTATGAGCAAGCTGTTGACGACTTTTCAATGGCCCTTCAGCTTCGCCCCGACCATGTGGAAACCCTCTATAACCGAGGAGAAGCTTACTCTCACTTAACGAATGCTGAGGCGGCGATCGCTGATTTGAGCCAGGCGATCGAGCTTGATCCTGATTTTGTGCAGCCCTACCTGGATCGCAGCATCATTTTGGCGGCGACTGGGCGCTTGCCCCAGGCGTTGAGCGATCTGGATCAGGCGATCGCTCTTGCCCCAGAAAATGCTGACGCCTATTACAACCGAGGCAAAGTTCACACCGAACTGGGCAATGCAGAAGCCGCCTTATCAGATTTTGATACTGCCATTCAGCTAAATCCTGAGCTGGCAGAGGCTTATGGCAATCGCGGGCTTTTGCGCTATCAGCTCGGCAACCCTGAATTGGCCCTGACGGATTTGCAGCAGGCGGCTGAGCTGTTTGAGGCCCGTGGCGACCAGCAGGGCTATCAGCAGACCCTGTACTTTATCCAGCAGGTGCAGCAGGCGATTGAGAGGGGCGATCGCTCATAA
- a CDS encoding efflux RND transporter permease subunit, whose translation MKSFLTSWSIKHPVIVAALYIAVLVLSLLTLFLLPVRMMPYVESPLVSIVTMAPGSSPTEVETYISKPIEQRMTVLDGVRFIRSSSQQDMSLVTIQFAWGDDINKAVQSVQSVMTAAEGDIELDGFNSRSYWVLPIDPLNRPVLTLALQGDGWDPVQLREFADNTLVDRLTQVPNVQAVSIFGGYRRQLQVVVDRQQLAAYGLSILQVRDAIDANNVSQGAGVLTQGDSEILVRADKRALSAADVMDYPILEQDGQVVYVRDVATVKDTFEERRSGYRYNGEAALAVNVIQKPDSSSPQVIEQVRAELEKIQAENPGLSFEEAYDNSYLVNIILDSTFQELLISVLLAGIVILIFLEDFRATAIIMISIPTSLALSTLPFIPIEMSLNSSTLIGMMMAIGKLVDDSIIVIDSIDQKLRAGFRPMQAAIKGTGEVFLASAAASCVMIAALLPTILAGGLTGLMFVGIVWPMVFAFIASLIVSVTLIPLIAAFVLKPPQERRQQQTWLQWLTTPVRVGFQKLEQGYGWLLDRCMNNREITLAIAGSAIVLAIAIYPFVPQEMMPLGDSGQFMASLEMEAGTSFAKTDESVYQLEQLLLAQPDIAKVSAQTGFELTRNSTYFSGYSMGSVNSASLVVTLEDERDRDIWEIMDSVEAEARRTIPGLRRIALKEMGVDVMATSAAPIQLAVYGEDLEVLHRLAAGVLRIAEDTPGLVMAQTSSALTQPEYQLTVDRRRAEELGLNVRMVAQQARYALNGGFTQRYYNRPNLRQNSILVRYEEEQRGTVDNLAGTYITTSDGQQVPLNTVATLERQSGPTLIEHVGGKRVVYVNGYYRKGGPASMDLSMAIAMRAGQELNFPPGYGVDSMGDMTDMMIEFDRLLKGLLVSLILIYLILVIQFGSFIQPLVMMISVPLQLVGVFGGLILAQQTLSSVSILGIVILSGLSLSAAILLLELILAKRAEGVPRDVAIRMAGPVRLKAITMTTLTTVIVIVRLAFFPEIGMDAYSPIATVILGGLLLSTLLTLVVVPVVYSFIDDATEWVKRRRRRRKVVQHSKVILGE comes from the coding sequence ATGAAAAGCTTCCTGACCAGTTGGTCGATCAAACATCCGGTCATCGTCGCGGCTCTGTACATCGCCGTGCTGGTGCTGTCGCTGTTGACACTGTTTTTGCTACCAGTACGGATGATGCCCTATGTGGAAAGTCCGCTGGTGTCGATTGTGACGATGGCCCCAGGGTCGTCGCCGACGGAAGTGGAAACCTACATCAGCAAGCCGATTGAGCAGCGCATGACGGTGCTCGATGGGGTGCGATTCATTCGTTCTAGCTCCCAGCAAGACATGTCTTTGGTGACGATTCAGTTTGCTTGGGGCGACGACATCAATAAGGCGGTGCAGTCGGTTCAGAGTGTGATGACGGCAGCCGAGGGCGATATTGAGCTAGATGGTTTTAACTCCCGTTCCTACTGGGTGTTGCCCATTGATCCACTGAACCGTCCGGTACTGACCCTGGCCCTACAGGGGGACGGTTGGGACCCAGTGCAGCTACGGGAGTTTGCCGATAATACTTTGGTGGATCGGCTGACCCAGGTGCCCAACGTACAGGCAGTGTCGATCTTTGGCGGCTATCGGCGGCAGCTTCAGGTCGTGGTAGATCGACAACAGCTAGCAGCCTATGGCCTGTCGATTCTCCAAGTGCGCGATGCCATTGACGCCAACAACGTCAGCCAGGGCGCGGGGGTACTGACCCAGGGAGATTCCGAAATTCTGGTGCGAGCCGATAAGCGGGCACTGAGCGCTGCCGATGTGATGGACTACCCCATCCTGGAGCAGGACGGACAGGTAGTCTATGTCCGCGATGTGGCAACGGTGAAAGACACCTTTGAGGAGCGACGCAGCGGCTATCGCTACAACGGTGAGGCGGCCCTGGCAGTGAACGTGATTCAGAAGCCGGACTCCAGTTCGCCGCAGGTGATTGAGCAGGTGCGGGCCGAGTTAGAAAAGATTCAGGCCGAAAATCCCGGACTCAGCTTTGAGGAAGCCTACGACAACTCCTATTTGGTCAACATCATTCTCGACAGCACCTTCCAGGAGTTGCTAATCAGCGTGCTCCTGGCAGGCATTGTAATTCTGATTTTCTTAGAAGATTTTCGGGCGACGGCGATCATTATGATCTCCATTCCTACTTCCCTGGCCCTCTCCACCCTGCCCTTTATTCCCATCGAGATGTCGCTCAACTCCTCGACGCTGATTGGGATGATGATGGCGATCGGGAAGCTAGTCGATGACTCGATTATTGTGATTGACTCCATAGACCAGAAGCTACGAGCAGGCTTCCGTCCGATGCAGGCCGCCATCAAAGGCACCGGGGAAGTGTTTCTCGCTAGTGCAGCGGCCAGTTGCGTCATGATTGCGGCGCTATTGCCGACAATTCTCGCGGGAGGACTAACAGGGCTGATGTTTGTGGGCATCGTCTGGCCCATGGTGTTCGCCTTCATCGCTTCGCTGATTGTGTCGGTGACGCTGATTCCGCTGATTGCCGCTTTCGTTCTGAAGCCACCCCAAGAGCGACGACAGCAACAAACCTGGCTGCAATGGTTGACCACGCCGGTACGGGTGGGTTTTCAGAAGCTGGAGCAGGGGTATGGGTGGCTGCTCGATCGCTGCATGAATAATCGCGAAATTACGCTGGCGATCGCCGGTTCTGCCATCGTCCTGGCGATTGCCATCTATCCCTTTGTGCCCCAGGAAATGATGCCCCTGGGCGACTCTGGTCAGTTCATGGCGTCTCTGGAGATGGAGGCCGGAACCTCCTTCGCGAAAACTGACGAGAGCGTTTACCAGCTAGAACAACTCCTCCTTGCCCAACCCGATATTGCCAAAGTGTCCGCCCAAACTGGCTTTGAGTTGACCCGCAACAGTACCTATTTCAGCGGCTACAGCATGGGTAGCGTCAACTCGGCGTCGCTGGTTGTCACCCTAGAAGATGAGCGCGATCGCGACATCTGGGAAATTATGGACAGCGTGGAAGCCGAGGCCCGTCGCACCATTCCTGGTTTGCGCCGCATTGCCCTGAAGGAAATGGGCGTGGATGTCATGGCCACCTCCGCTGCGCCGATTCAGCTCGCAGTTTACGGCGAAGACTTGGAGGTGTTGCACCGTCTGGCGGCAGGGGTGCTGCGCATTGCCGAAGACACCCCTGGTCTGGTGATGGCTCAAACCAGCTCGGCGCTGACTCAACCGGAATATCAGCTCACGGTCGATCGCCGTCGGGCTGAAGAACTGGGATTAAACGTGCGGATGGTGGCCCAGCAGGCCCGCTACGCCCTGAATGGGGGCTTCACTCAGCGCTATTACAACCGGCCTAACCTGCGACAGAACTCGATTCTGGTGCGCTATGAAGAAGAACAGCGGGGCACCGTAGACAACTTAGCCGGAACTTATATCACCACATCTGACGGGCAGCAGGTCCCGCTAAACACCGTTGCTACCTTAGAACGTCAAAGCGGCCCTACTCTAATTGAGCATGTGGGCGGTAAGCGGGTGGTGTACGTCAACGGCTACTACCGCAAGGGCGGACCCGCGTCGATGGACCTCTCGATGGCGATCGCCATGCGAGCAGGACAAGAACTCAATTTTCCTCCTGGCTATGGAGTGGACTCCATGGGCGACATGACCGACATGATGATCGAGTTCGATCGCCTGCTCAAAGGTCTGCTGGTGTCGCTGATTCTGATTTATCTGATTCTGGTGATTCAGTTCGGCTCCTTTATTCAGCCGCTGGTGATGATGATCTCGGTGCCGCTGCAATTAGTCGGCGTCTTCGGCGGATTGATTTTGGCCCAACAGACCCTGTCGAGCGTATCGATTCTAGGCATTGTGATTCTGTCAGGTCTATCCCTCTCGGCAGCGATTCTGCTGCTGGAGCTGATCTTGGCGAAACGAGCTGAAGGGGTGCCCCGCGATGTGGCGATTCGCATGGCAGGCCCGGTCCGACTAAAGGCGATTACCATGACGACGCTAACCACCGTGATTGTGATTGTGCGTCTGGCCTTTTTCCCCGAGATTGGCATGGACGCCTACTCGCCCATTGCCACGGTGATTCTGGGCGGGCTGCTACTCTCCACGTTACTAACCCTGGTAGTGGTGCCGGTGGTCTATTCCTTCATTGACGATGCGACGGAATGGGTGAAGCGACGGAGACGGCGACGCAAAGTAGTTCAGCACTCAAAAGTAATTCTAGGCGAGTAG
- the rppB gene encoding two-component system sensor histidine kinase RppB, producing MAWDIASKPNRLFRRSRWQLTAWYTGVMAVVLGLSGLGVYEAIAHAHRVTADRELKSVAETVHNAVEETLTTNGQLETVSQTLLPNLCVAGEDCLVPFEASQGHPGHREGTLYRGSYYIRVLEPDGTLMATAGFYPEDLPVINTESSWQTLRDSEGIQYRQITLPLYSLKADDQMPLGSLLVGRSFSDFAAYLSTIRWIIALSLPMTMGLIAAASWWLAGLAMKPVQVSYRKIQQFTADAAHELRTPLTAVQATAESVMRLPHISDADARDMLQVTTRQNQRLTTLVSDLLLLSRLDTQSPAQKSPCCLQDILSDIEEELAALAIANDIHLIMKQPTQPPITVVGNEENLYRLLLNVINNGLQHTPAGGKVSVQLQQINRQAIITVVDTGIGIEPADQSHIFDRFYRVNKDRSRHSGGAGLGLAIAKAIAQTHGGDIQVQSQADKGSTFTISLPITA from the coding sequence ATGGCATGGGATATCGCTTCAAAACCGAATAGACTATTTCGCCGCAGTCGTTGGCAGCTCACCGCCTGGTACACGGGCGTGATGGCTGTAGTGCTGGGGCTGAGTGGACTGGGCGTGTACGAAGCGATCGCCCACGCTCATCGAGTGACGGCTGACCGCGAACTCAAGTCAGTCGCTGAAACGGTTCACAATGCGGTGGAGGAAACCCTGACCACCAATGGCCAATTAGAGACCGTCTCGCAAACGCTACTGCCTAACCTGTGCGTTGCTGGCGAAGACTGTCTAGTTCCCTTTGAGGCGTCTCAGGGGCATCCCGGTCACCGAGAGGGAACACTCTATCGCGGCAGCTACTACATTCGGGTACTGGAGCCTGATGGGACGCTTATGGCGACAGCAGGTTTTTATCCTGAAGATTTGCCAGTTATCAATACCGAGTCATCCTGGCAAACCCTGAGGGATAGTGAAGGCATCCAATATCGCCAGATCACCTTGCCGCTGTATTCGCTAAAAGCAGATGACCAAATGCCGTTGGGCAGCCTGCTGGTGGGGCGTTCTTTCAGCGATTTTGCGGCCTACCTCTCCACTATTCGCTGGATTATTGCGCTAAGCTTGCCCATGACGATGGGACTCATTGCCGCCGCCAGTTGGTGGTTAGCAGGTTTAGCGATGAAGCCTGTGCAGGTGTCCTATCGCAAGATTCAACAGTTCACTGCTGATGCTGCCCACGAACTGCGAACCCCGCTGACCGCAGTGCAGGCCACGGCTGAATCCGTCATGCGGTTACCTCATATTTCTGACGCGGATGCCCGTGACATGCTGCAGGTCACTACTCGACAAAACCAGCGCCTCACTACTCTAGTGAGTGACTTGCTCTTACTGTCTCGTCTAGATACCCAAAGCCCTGCCCAAAAGTCCCCTTGCTGCTTGCAAGACATCCTGAGCGATATCGAAGAAGAACTTGCCGCCTTGGCGATCGCTAACGACATTCACTTGATAATGAAGCAGCCGACTCAGCCGCCAATTACCGTCGTGGGTAACGAAGAAAACCTGTACCGTCTCCTGCTAAATGTCATTAACAATGGATTACAGCACACGCCAGCAGGTGGCAAGGTCTCTGTGCAACTGCAGCAAATCAATCGTCAGGCAATCATCACGGTAGTAGATACAGGTATTGGTATCGAGCCTGCCGACCAAAGTCATATTTTCGATCGCTTCTACCGCGTCAATAAAGACCGCTCTCGCCACAGCGGGGGAGCAGGGCTAGGGTTGGCCATTGCAAAGGCGATCGCCCAGACCCACGGTGGCGACATTCAGGTGCAGAGTCAGGCAGACAAGGGAAGCACGTTTACGATTAGCTTGCCTATTACTGCTTAA
- a CDS encoding ArsR/SmtB family transcription factor, which yields MAKSRPAKAQPTQNTNAPACEESLVHLDNVRQVQSEVLATEKAQRMAEFFSALSDPHRLKLLSALAQQELCVCDLAAAVKMGESAVSHQLRVLKSQRLVKYRRQGRNVFYSLADGHVTAIYRAVAEHLDE from the coding sequence ATGGCCAAGTCTCGTCCTGCCAAAGCACAACCCACTCAAAACACTAATGCTCCAGCCTGCGAAGAGTCCTTAGTGCATTTGGATAATGTGCGCCAGGTACAGTCTGAGGTGCTGGCCACTGAGAAAGCTCAGCGCATGGCGGAGTTTTTTAGCGCCCTCTCAGACCCTCATCGGCTAAAGCTCTTGTCAGCGCTGGCTCAGCAAGAGTTGTGCGTCTGTGACCTAGCTGCTGCTGTAAAAATGGGTGAGTCGGCAGTATCCCATCAACTACGCGTACTTAAATCCCAACGCTTGGTCAAGTACCGCCGCCAGGGTCGCAATGTGTTCTATAGCTTGGCAGACGGCCATGTTACGGCGATTTATCGAGCAGTTGCTGAGCATCTAGACGAGTAA